A window from Oncorhynchus mykiss isolate Arlee chromosome 9, USDA_OmykA_1.1, whole genome shotgun sequence encodes these proteins:
- the LOC118966104 gene encoding eukaryotic translation initiation factor 4B-like isoform X3 encodes MATSAAKKKGNKTLSLTNFLAEDKGGNAPPSYPPTKSTSSWADETDDLDTEVSTSWHTEEDISRAPAIDRSILPTAPRSAWEPNVGRSSIPRGPPYTAFLGNLPYDVTEDSIMDFFRGVGISAVHLPREPSNQDRSKGFGYAEFDDVESLLSALSLNKENFGNRRILVDIADWSCWI; translated from the exons ATGGCGACGTCAG CAGCTAAGAAGAAGGGGAATAAGACCCTATCCCTGACTAACTTCCTGGCAGAGGACAAGGGGGGTAATGCACCCCCAAGTTACCCCCCCACCAAGTCCACTAGCAGCTGGGCCGACGAGACAGATGACCTAGACACAGAGG tATCCACCTCCTGGCATACAGAGGAGGATATTTCCCGGGCCCCAGCCATCGACCGCTCCATCCTGCCCACAGCACCCCGTTCAGCCTGGGAGCCAAACGTTGGCCGCTCTTCTATTCCTCGCGGTCCCCCTTACACCGCCTTCCTGGGCAACCTGCCCTACGATGTGACTGAGGACTCCATCATGGACTTCTTCAGGGGCGTGGGG atcagtgcAGTACATCTTCCTAGAGAACCCAGTAACCAAGACCGCTCAAAGGGGTTTGGCTATGCTGAGTTTGATGATGTGGAATCTCTCCTGAGTGCCTTGAGTCTAAACAAAGAG AACTTCGGAAACAGAAGGATCCTTGTGGACATTGCAGATTGGTCTTGTTGGATTTga
- the LOC118966104 gene encoding eukaryotic translation initiation factor 4B-like isoform X4, with amino-acid sequence MATSAKKKGNKTLSLTNFLAEDKGGNAPPSYPPTKSTSSWADETDDLDTEVSTSWHTEEDISRAPAIDRSILPTAPRSAWEPNVGRSSIPRGPPYTAFLGNLPYDVTEDSIMDFFRGVGISAVHLPREPSNQDRSKGFGYAEFDDVESLLSALSLNKENFGNRRILVDIADWSCWI; translated from the exons ATGGCGACGTCAG CTAAGAAGAAGGGGAATAAGACCCTATCCCTGACTAACTTCCTGGCAGAGGACAAGGGGGGTAATGCACCCCCAAGTTACCCCCCCACCAAGTCCACTAGCAGCTGGGCCGACGAGACAGATGACCTAGACACAGAGG tATCCACCTCCTGGCATACAGAGGAGGATATTTCCCGGGCCCCAGCCATCGACCGCTCCATCCTGCCCACAGCACCCCGTTCAGCCTGGGAGCCAAACGTTGGCCGCTCTTCTATTCCTCGCGGTCCCCCTTACACCGCCTTCCTGGGCAACCTGCCCTACGATGTGACTGAGGACTCCATCATGGACTTCTTCAGGGGCGTGGGG atcagtgcAGTACATCTTCCTAGAGAACCCAGTAACCAAGACCGCTCAAAGGGGTTTGGCTATGCTGAGTTTGATGATGTGGAATCTCTCCTGAGTGCCTTGAGTCTAAACAAAGAG AACTTCGGAAACAGAAGGATCCTTGTGGACATTGCAGATTGGTCTTGTTGGATTTga
- the LOC118966104 gene encoding eukaryotic translation initiation factor 4B-like isoform X2, translating to MEPCKHRTLQAKKKGNKTLSLTNFLAEDKGGNAPPSYPPTKSTSSWADETDDLDTEVSTSWHTEEDISRAPAIDRSILPTAPRSAWEPNVGRSSIPRGPPYTAFLGNLPYDVTEDSIMDFFRGVGISAVHLPREPSNQDRSKGFGYAEFDDVESLLSALSLNKENFGNRRILVDIADWSCWI from the exons ATGGAACCATGTAAACATCGCACTTTACAGG CTAAGAAGAAGGGGAATAAGACCCTATCCCTGACTAACTTCCTGGCAGAGGACAAGGGGGGTAATGCACCCCCAAGTTACCCCCCCACCAAGTCCACTAGCAGCTGGGCCGACGAGACAGATGACCTAGACACAGAGG tATCCACCTCCTGGCATACAGAGGAGGATATTTCCCGGGCCCCAGCCATCGACCGCTCCATCCTGCCCACAGCACCCCGTTCAGCCTGGGAGCCAAACGTTGGCCGCTCTTCTATTCCTCGCGGTCCCCCTTACACCGCCTTCCTGGGCAACCTGCCCTACGATGTGACTGAGGACTCCATCATGGACTTCTTCAGGGGCGTGGGG atcagtgcAGTACATCTTCCTAGAGAACCCAGTAACCAAGACCGCTCAAAGGGGTTTGGCTATGCTGAGTTTGATGATGTGGAATCTCTCCTGAGTGCCTTGAGTCTAAACAAAGAG AACTTCGGAAACAGAAGGATCCTTGTGGACATTGCAGATTGGTCTTGTTGGATTTga
- the LOC118966104 gene encoding eukaryotic translation initiation factor 4B-like isoform X1, with product MEPCKHRTLQAAKKKGNKTLSLTNFLAEDKGGNAPPSYPPTKSTSSWADETDDLDTEVSTSWHTEEDISRAPAIDRSILPTAPRSAWEPNVGRSSIPRGPPYTAFLGNLPYDVTEDSIMDFFRGVGISAVHLPREPSNQDRSKGFGYAEFDDVESLLSALSLNKENFGNRRILVDIADWSCWI from the exons ATGGAACCATGTAAACATCGCACTTTACAGG CAGCTAAGAAGAAGGGGAATAAGACCCTATCCCTGACTAACTTCCTGGCAGAGGACAAGGGGGGTAATGCACCCCCAAGTTACCCCCCCACCAAGTCCACTAGCAGCTGGGCCGACGAGACAGATGACCTAGACACAGAGG tATCCACCTCCTGGCATACAGAGGAGGATATTTCCCGGGCCCCAGCCATCGACCGCTCCATCCTGCCCACAGCACCCCGTTCAGCCTGGGAGCCAAACGTTGGCCGCTCTTCTATTCCTCGCGGTCCCCCTTACACCGCCTTCCTGGGCAACCTGCCCTACGATGTGACTGAGGACTCCATCATGGACTTCTTCAGGGGCGTGGGG atcagtgcAGTACATCTTCCTAGAGAACCCAGTAACCAAGACCGCTCAAAGGGGTTTGGCTATGCTGAGTTTGATGATGTGGAATCTCTCCTGAGTGCCTTGAGTCTAAACAAAGAG AACTTCGGAAACAGAAGGATCCTTGTGGACATTGCAGATTGGTCTTGTTGGATTTga